A single window of Selenomonas sputigena DNA harbors:
- the dnaX gene encoding DNA polymerase III subunit gamma/tau translates to MAYIALYRQWRPGSFKDLVGQTAVSRTLSHAISAGRIAHAYLFSGPRGTGKTSTAKILAKSLNCEKGPTPEPCGVCKNCTKIADGTALDVFEIDAASNRGIDEMRDLREKVKFTPAEGRYKVYIIDEVHMLTTEAFNALLKTLEEPPAHVVFILATTEPHKVPATIQSRCQRFDFRRITVEEIEARLAYVAREMKIPCEKEALRLIARQADGGMRDALSLLDQCASLDGDTLTAACVEENLGLIGHEPIYRLTKSIGERAKGEVLETIAELLALGKDPMQLLAELTLHLRSLMIYEAAGAIAALNLVDDTGAALEEQKALFTQAQIMAMIARLHEAMAELRWTPQPRITLEVALLSLCRENVEDGAEGAPAPTHPAAPAPAEVARVARLEAELAVLKAQLSAQPARAAAPAASPLPTARRRAASRTNEAASSGTPARNSAPLASSAPAAQATPNPEGEKIYAELLSRLQEKQRISVLACLKGASFLSSGAGTFRLHFSSPLLARRTMRDDYRKIIEELLAEIAGTPLAISCEAQAVPPAAPPPAPKKKPPLAALDEIEPRGLSPKPLEIDENELSPEERSRLQNAVSLLGGHLVDLPEEQRIAALAASGKAVAKSVAETAEGEDAPPLDDAPVFDDISLPDDAPVPDDVPPPDDGDAPPPQENS, encoded by the coding sequence ATGGCGTACATCGCGCTCTACCGCCAATGGCGGCCGGGGAGCTTCAAGGATCTCGTGGGGCAGACGGCCGTATCGAGGACGCTTTCCCATGCGATTTCCGCAGGACGCATCGCCCATGCCTACCTCTTTTCTGGCCCGCGCGGCACGGGCAAGACGAGCACGGCGAAGATTCTCGCGAAGTCGCTGAATTGTGAGAAGGGGCCGACGCCCGAGCCTTGCGGCGTCTGTAAAAATTGCACGAAGATCGCCGACGGCACGGCGCTCGACGTCTTTGAGATCGACGCGGCGTCGAACCGCGGCATCGACGAGATGCGGGACTTGCGCGAGAAGGTGAAATTCACGCCCGCCGAAGGGCGCTACAAGGTCTACATCATCGACGAAGTGCACATGCTGACGACGGAGGCATTCAATGCGCTTTTGAAGACGCTCGAAGAGCCGCCCGCCCATGTCGTCTTCATCCTCGCGACGACAGAGCCGCACAAGGTGCCGGCAACGATCCAGTCGCGCTGCCAGCGCTTCGACTTTCGGCGCATCACGGTCGAGGAGATCGAAGCGAGGCTCGCCTATGTGGCACGGGAGATGAAGATCCCGTGCGAGAAGGAAGCGCTTCGCCTCATCGCGCGGCAGGCGGACGGCGGCATGAGGGACGCGCTGTCGCTGCTTGACCAGTGCGCGAGCTTGGACGGCGATACATTGACGGCGGCATGTGTCGAGGAGAATCTCGGCCTCATTGGACATGAGCCGATCTATCGCCTGACGAAGTCGATCGGCGAGCGCGCGAAGGGCGAGGTCTTGGAAACGATCGCGGAGCTTCTCGCGCTCGGTAAAGATCCGATGCAGCTTTTGGCGGAATTGACGCTTCATCTGCGAAGCCTCATGATCTACGAGGCGGCGGGCGCTATTGCGGCTCTCAATCTCGTGGACGACACCGGAGCTGCGCTCGAAGAGCAGAAAGCGCTTTTCACGCAGGCGCAGATCATGGCGATGATCGCGCGTCTGCACGAGGCGATGGCGGAGCTTCGCTGGACGCCGCAGCCGCGCATCACGCTTGAGGTCGCGCTGCTTTCGCTCTGCCGTGAGAATGTGGAAGATGGCGCAGAAGGTGCACCAGCACCCACCCACCCCGCAGCGCCCGCCCCCGCCGAAGTGGCGCGCGTCGCCCGCCTTGAGGCGGAGCTTGCCGTCCTCAAGGCGCAGCTTTCGGCGCAGCCTGCGAGAGCAGCCGCGCCTGCAGCATCTCCTCTTCCAACCGCGAGAAGACGGGCGGCAAGTCGCACGAACGAAGCGGCTTCTTCCGGCACGCCGGCACGCAATAGCGCACCGCTTGCCTCTTCCGCTCCTGCCGCACAGGCCACGCCGAATCCCGAGGGAGAGAAGATCTACGCCGAACTTCTCTCCCGCCTGCAGGAGAAGCAGCGCATCTCCGTTCTCGCTTGCCTCAAGGGCGCATCTTTCTTGTCAAGCGGCGCGGGCACGTTTCGCCTGCATTTTTCAAGTCCTTTGCTCGCGCGGCGCACAATGCGCGACGACTACCGAAAGATCATCGAAGAATTGCTCGCCGAGATCGCAGGCACACCGCTTGCAATCTCGTGCGAAGCGCAAGCTGTGCCGCCTGCCGCGCCGCCTCCTGCGCCGAAGAAAAAGCCGCCGTTGGCGGCGCTCGACGAGATCGAGCCGCGAGGGCTTTCACCGAAACCGCTGGAGATCGACGAGAACGAGCTTTCGCCCGAAGAGCGAAGTCGTCTGCAAAATGCCGTTTCGCTCCTCGGCGGACATCTCGTCGACCTGCCCGAAGAGCAGCGCATCGCCGCCCTCGCCGCGAGCGGCAAGGCAGTCGCTAAGTCCGTGGCCGAGACGGCAGAAGGCGAGGACGCGCCGCCGCTCGATGACGCGCCGGTGTTTGATGACATTTCGCTGCCCGATGATGCGCCGGTGCCCGATGACGTGCCGCCGCCGGATGATGGCGATGCGCCGCCGCCGCAGGAAAACAGTTGA
- a CDS encoding YbaB/EbfC family nucleoid-associated protein — MFGGMGNMGNMQGMMKKVQKLQNDMKKMQEELKKKTVEVSAGGGAVKIVMNGEKEVQSLHIDPAAVDPEDVEMLQDLLSAAFNESVKKVDDMMAGEMGKLTGGLGLPPGMF; from the coding sequence ATGTTTGGTGGAATGGGAAACATGGGCAATATGCAGGGTATGATGAAGAAGGTGCAGAAGCTTCAAAATGACATGAAGAAGATGCAGGAGGAGCTGAAGAAGAAGACCGTCGAGGTGTCGGCGGGCGGCGGCGCTGTCAAGATCGTCATGAACGGCGAGAAGGAAGTGCAGTCGCTTCATATCGATCCCGCTGCCGTCGATCCCGAGGATGTCGAGATGCTGCAGGATCTCCTCTCGGCTGCCTTCAACGAGTCGGTCAAGAAGGTCGACGACATGATGGCGGGCGAGATGGGCAAGCTCACGGGCGGCCTCGGCCTTCCTCCGGGCATGTTCTGA
- the recR gene encoding recombination mediator RecR, whose product MQYIAPLAKLIEHFRALPGIGSKTAVRLAYHVLDMDAAKARALAEAIVEAREKIGFCSVCCNLSDQDPCAICASEKRDRSKICVVEQPQDVAAVERMKDYKGLYHVLHGSLSPLSGVGPENLRVKELLHRLEGEAGAEVQEIIMATNPTVEGEATAMYLARLLKPAGLKVTRIAHGLPIGGDLEYADEVTLAKALENRKEI is encoded by the coding sequence ATGCAGTACATCGCACCGCTGGCAAAACTCATTGAACACTTTCGCGCACTGCCGGGCATTGGCTCCAAGACGGCAGTGCGTCTTGCTTATCACGTCCTCGACATGGATGCAGCGAAGGCGCGGGCGCTCGCTGAGGCGATCGTCGAAGCGCGGGAGAAGATCGGCTTTTGCAGCGTCTGCTGCAACCTCTCAGACCAAGATCCATGCGCGATCTGCGCGTCGGAAAAGCGCGACCGCTCGAAGATCTGCGTTGTCGAGCAGCCGCAGGACGTCGCCGCCGTCGAGCGCATGAAAGACTACAAGGGTCTTTACCATGTGCTGCACGGCTCGCTTTCGCCGCTCTCGGGCGTAGGCCCTGAGAACCTTCGCGTGAAGGAGCTTCTGCATCGGCTGGAAGGAGAGGCGGGCGCTGAGGTGCAGGAGATCATCATGGCGACGAATCCCACGGTCGAGGGCGAGGCTACGGCGATGTACCTCGCGCGGCTCTTGAAGCCCGCAGGACTCAAGGTCACGCGCATCGCGCACGGCCTGCCCATCGGCGGCGATCTCGAATACGCTGACGAAGTCACGCTCGCCAAGGCGCTCGAAAACAGAAAGGAAATCTAA
- a CDS encoding pro-sigmaK processing inhibitor BofA family protein — protein sequence MLEIIASLAVGILLLSIAAKLLDLPLRLLKKFIVNSVIGAVLLSIVKLLGFHVTINIFTSLAAGIFGVPGVLMVLAWSYL from the coding sequence ATGCTCGAAATCATCGCATCGCTCGCCGTCGGCATTCTGCTTCTTTCTATTGCGGCGAAGCTCCTAGACTTGCCCTTGCGCCTTTTGAAGAAATTCATCGTCAACAGCGTTATCGGTGCGGTGCTGCTCTCCATCGTCAAGCTTCTGGGCTTTCATGTGACGATCAACATCTTCACGTCGCTCGCTGCAGGAATCTTCGGCGTCCCCGGCGTGCTCATGGTGCTCGCGTGGAGCTATTTGTAA
- a CDS encoding MFS transporter: protein MNEEKARNVETLWTAEFIGMSATNFFHLMAQYILIVGLPIYIMNEMKGGELEAGLAMTFFQIGAVSSRPFAGRLIDSLHKGRLLLGATLAFFAIMLAFCFAHTEEALYTLRLLQGIEFALGTTAAATLAALVLPAAKKGTGIGYFALSTNLAMVVGPLTGLLIIRSFGMMALFVFLAASALFTLWLANRRKLPDEIVVPKEKTGRGFSLVERQALPAALIGGLMFFAYGGVLTFIPLYARTLGMEEDVSAFFVIFALIIVVTRPFIGRIFDQRGADYTVYPGLLLFFLGFLCFAAAESSAAFLASAAILGAGFGSASPALQTLAVASVAPARAGLATATYFWALDISVGLAAATLGLVAAHFGYAALYGLLCPAVLVLAVLFYTIWRRRR from the coding sequence TTGAACGAAGAAAAAGCAAGGAATGTGGAAACGCTCTGGACGGCGGAATTCATCGGCATGAGCGCCACGAATTTTTTTCACCTCATGGCACAGTACATCCTCATCGTCGGACTGCCCATCTACATCATGAACGAGATGAAGGGCGGCGAGCTGGAAGCGGGGCTTGCCATGACCTTCTTCCAGATCGGCGCCGTCTCCTCGCGCCCGTTTGCCGGCCGGCTCATCGACAGCCTGCATAAGGGCAGACTGCTCCTTGGCGCGACGCTCGCCTTCTTCGCCATCATGCTCGCCTTCTGCTTCGCGCATACGGAAGAAGCGCTCTACACGCTGCGCCTTCTGCAAGGCATCGAATTTGCGCTCGGCACGACGGCGGCGGCCACCTTGGCGGCGCTCGTCCTTCCCGCGGCGAAGAAGGGAACGGGCATCGGCTACTTCGCGCTCTCGACGAATCTCGCGATGGTTGTCGGGCCTCTTACAGGCCTCCTCATCATACGCTCCTTCGGCATGATGGCACTCTTCGTCTTCCTTGCGGCGAGCGCCCTTTTCACGCTCTGGCTCGCAAACCGCAGGAAGCTTCCCGATGAGATTGTTGTGCCAAAAGAGAAAACTGGTCGGGGATTCTCCCTCGTCGAGCGGCAGGCGCTTCCTGCGGCTCTCATTGGCGGACTCATGTTCTTCGCTTACGGCGGCGTCCTGACCTTCATCCCGCTCTATGCGCGCACGCTCGGCATGGAAGAGGACGTCAGCGCCTTCTTTGTCATATTCGCGCTCATCATCGTCGTGACGCGCCCCTTCATCGGCCGCATCTTCGATCAGCGCGGTGCCGACTATACGGTTTATCCGGGACTTCTCCTCTTCTTCCTCGGTTTCCTGTGCTTTGCCGCAGCCGAGTCATCTGCGGCCTTTCTCGCTTCCGCCGCGATTCTAGGCGCGGGCTTCGGCTCTGCAAGCCCCGCCTTGCAGACGCTCGCCGTCGCGAGCGTCGCGCCCGCGCGTGCGGGACTTGCGACGGCGACCTACTTCTGGGCGCTCGACATCAGCGTCGGCCTTGCTGCCGCGACCTTGGGACTCGTCGCCGCCCATTTCGGCTATGCGGCGCTCTACGGTCTCCTCTGCCCTGCCGTCCTCGTCCTCGCCGTCCTCTTCTATACGATTTGGCGCAGGAGACGATAG
- a CDS encoding menaquinone biosynthesis protein: MAEPRVGHIHFLNILPLTWSFAHGGNRGLHLVPGVPAELNRELLAGRLDVSGISSIIYAQGDESLVILPDICVRTDKEVTSILLVTKKPLEEIKDDRIILTAKSATSHCLLKIILKEGYDASPNYYVRHIVPQNPVPDDAAGSLFIGDDALWLYHHRREDLHYYDLGAEWHKLTGLGMVYSLWTANRTFARESPEKLQLVYERLVRGMAEGVANKYATIESVREEKDFTFQQLEEYLQVIRWDLKDEHLEGLELFYRKAHEWNLINHVPKLCFADVKRI; this comes from the coding sequence ATGGCAGAGCCAAGGGTCGGGCACATCCATTTTCTCAATATCCTGCCTCTCACCTGGAGCTTCGCGCACGGTGGAAATCGAGGGCTGCACCTCGTGCCGGGCGTGCCGGCGGAGCTGAACCGCGAACTTCTGGCGGGCAGGCTCGATGTGAGCGGCATATCATCCATCATCTATGCACAGGGCGACGAAAGCCTTGTGATCCTGCCCGACATCTGCGTGCGCACGGACAAGGAGGTCACGAGCATCCTCCTCGTGACGAAAAAGCCTCTGGAAGAAATCAAGGATGACCGCATCATCCTCACGGCGAAATCGGCGACGAGCCACTGCCTCTTGAAGATCATCCTCAAGGAAGGATACGACGCAAGCCCCAACTACTATGTGCGCCACATCGTGCCACAGAACCCTGTGCCCGACGACGCGGCAGGCTCGCTCTTCATCGGCGACGACGCGCTCTGGCTCTACCACCACCGCCGCGAGGATCTCCACTACTACGATCTCGGCGCCGAGTGGCACAAGCTCACGGGACTCGGCATGGTCTATTCTCTTTGGACAGCGAACCGCACCTTCGCGAGGGAATCGCCCGAAAAGCTGCAGCTCGTCTACGAGCGTCTCGTCCGAGGCATGGCGGAAGGAGTCGCCAACAAGTACGCAACGATCGAATCCGTGCGTGAAGAGAAGGACTTCACCTTCCAGCAGCTTGAAGAATACCTGCAGGTCATCCGTTGGGATTTGAAGGACGAGCATCTTGAAGGTCTGGAATTGTTCTATCGAAAGGCGCATGAATGGAACCTCATCAACCATGTGCCAAAGCTCTGCTTCGCCGATGTAAAGAGAATATAA
- the thiD gene encoding bifunctional hydroxymethylpyrimidine kinase/phosphomethylpyrimidine kinase: MKDIRKVLTIAGSDPSGGAGIQADIKTITAHKMYAMNISTALTVQNTTGIRDTFVIPPDFIAAQLDAIYDDIRPDAVKVGMVANDAIVRTIAEKLREKDAKNIVLDPVIASTSGCDLITSDTLFAMVDELLPLVDIVTPNLPEAAAITGVAITDEDSMLKAAKVLTERFPIAVLIKGGHLVESADDLLYADGKARWYKQTRIDNENTHGTGCALSTAIACGLAEGKPLTIAVEDAKAYITGAIRAGLDIGKGRGPLLHMWEYM, encoded by the coding sequence ATGAAGGACATCCGAAAGGTTCTGACGATCGCAGGCTCGGATCCGAGCGGTGGCGCAGGCATACAGGCGGACATCAAGACCATCACGGCACACAAGATGTACGCGATGAACATCTCGACGGCACTCACCGTGCAGAATACGACGGGAATCCGCGATACCTTCGTCATTCCTCCAGACTTCATCGCGGCGCAGCTTGACGCTATCTACGATGACATCCGCCCCGACGCCGTCAAGGTCGGCATGGTGGCAAACGACGCAATCGTGCGTACGATCGCCGAGAAACTGAGGGAAAAGGACGCGAAGAACATCGTGCTCGATCCCGTCATCGCCTCGACGAGCGGCTGCGATCTGATCACGAGCGACACGCTCTTCGCGATGGTCGACGAGCTTCTGCCGCTCGTCGACATCGTCACGCCGAATTTGCCCGAGGCTGCAGCCATCACGGGCGTCGCCATCACCGACGAAGATTCCATGCTCAAGGCCGCCAAAGTCCTGACCGAGAGGTTTCCGATCGCCGTGCTCATCAAGGGTGGCCACCTCGTAGAGAGCGCCGACGATCTGCTTTATGCAGACGGCAAGGCGCGTTGGTACAAGCAGACGCGCATCGACAACGAGAATACGCATGGCACGGGCTGTGCGCTCTCGACGGCAATCGCCTGCGGCCTTGCAGAGGGAAAACCCCTGACGATTGCCGTCGAGGACGCCAAGGCGTACATCACGGGCGCCATCCGCGCAGGACTCGATATTGGCAAAGGGCGCGGTCCTTTGCTTCACATGTGGGAGTATATGTAA
- a CDS encoding GGDEF domain-containing protein yields the protein MLYKEEDLALCLQEAKDVVASMAHISDLLVTLFASELSVHTMEDFERATRKIFPQAKVVGLAAECGFAKGKMWSGEDDLPDAASAVVTFTFFSSSRVIPLAFDEQSDISAAAKGLVQTISQEKATKAVGLFFAAQVPGIMNLLDALSDVDEEIVLFGGLLSDQMDERRITIDLAGHRMSRGFLAVVFVGEELHAKAQISFGWKPFGPEVQITRMADERTIVELDEKPASEFFSHYLGIRHCWESLASVETFPMCLKRNGATLARRLMDIHADGCVYVSADLREGERLRIASGDPIAIISEAQRTHAELCEFSPEAVFIVNCMGHYVMLQKNNIYEYAAISRAVPTHGFYSYAEFFRSRGKFMKTNLMMVSVGFREGEPKETSIYKPVSPQFGEQTSIIAHLVHFVDAMTKEWESAHSKLVVLAERDALTGLMNRRAMERSFKDILHDALASDIPFAVMMLDMDDFKGINDTFGHAMGDEALVALADILRSSVRSVDIVSRWGGDEFFVILTHANRAAAERVVERIHRGASSLSLLMPDKRSVGLSIGVTLSSAHDTPESVFQRADAALYESKRTTGKNKVTFR from the coding sequence TTGCTTTATAAGGAAGAGGATCTTGCTCTGTGTTTGCAGGAGGCAAAGGATGTTGTCGCCTCCATGGCGCACATTTCCGATCTTCTCGTGACGCTTTTCGCCTCGGAACTTTCCGTTCATACGATGGAGGATTTCGAACGAGCGACAAGGAAAATTTTCCCTCAGGCGAAAGTCGTGGGGCTTGCGGCGGAATGCGGCTTTGCCAAAGGCAAGATGTGGAGCGGCGAGGACGATTTGCCCGATGCGGCGAGCGCCGTCGTCACCTTTACTTTTTTCTCCTCTTCACGTGTCATTCCCCTGGCGTTCGATGAGCAGTCCGACATATCGGCTGCGGCGAAGGGACTTGTTCAGACGATCTCGCAGGAAAAAGCGACGAAGGCTGTCGGTCTGTTCTTCGCGGCGCAGGTGCCGGGCATCATGAATCTTCTGGACGCCCTTTCGGATGTGGATGAGGAGATCGTGCTCTTCGGTGGGCTTCTTTCCGATCAGATGGACGAGAGACGCATCACGATCGATCTCGCGGGACACAGGATGTCGCGCGGCTTTCTTGCCGTCGTCTTTGTCGGCGAGGAGCTTCACGCCAAGGCACAGATTTCATTCGGCTGGAAGCCCTTCGGCCCTGAAGTGCAGATTACGCGCATGGCAGATGAGCGCACGATCGTCGAACTCGACGAAAAGCCCGCGAGTGAATTCTTCTCCCACTATCTTGGCATACGCCATTGCTGGGAATCGCTTGCGAGCGTCGAGACCTTCCCCATGTGCCTGAAACGAAACGGCGCGACGCTGGCACGCCGCCTCATGGACATTCATGCCGACGGCTGCGTCTATGTCAGCGCCGACCTTCGAGAGGGAGAGCGTCTGCGCATCGCGTCGGGCGATCCCATCGCCATCATCAGCGAAGCGCAGAGGACGCATGCGGAACTTTGCGAATTCTCGCCCGAAGCCGTCTTCATCGTCAACTGCATGGGGCATTACGTCATGCTGCAGAAGAATAATATTTACGAATATGCTGCTATCTCGCGTGCCGTGCCCACGCATGGATTCTATTCCTACGCGGAGTTTTTCCGCAGCAGGGGCAAGTTCATGAAGACGAACCTCATGATGGTCAGTGTCGGCTTCCGTGAGGGTGAGCCGAAAGAAACGTCGATCTACAAGCCTGTGTCGCCGCAGTTCGGCGAGCAGACTTCGATCATTGCCCACCTCGTACACTTCGTTGACGCCATGACGAAAGAGTGGGAGTCGGCGCACAGCAAGCTCGTCGTCCTCGCCGAGCGCGATGCGCTCACGGGTCTGATGAACCGTCGCGCTATGGAGCGCTCTTTCAAGGACATCCTGCACGATGCGCTCGCCTCGGATATTCCGTTTGCCGTCATGATGCTCGATATGGACGACTTCAAGGGCATCAATGATACCTTTGGTCATGCCATGGGCGACGAGGCGCTCGTGGCGCTCGCCGACATCCTGCGCTCGTCCGTGCGCAGCGTGGACATCGTGTCGCGCTGGGGCGGAGACGAGTTCTTCGTCATCCTGACGCATGCCAACCGTGCAGCAGCCGAGCGCGTGGTCGAGCGAATCCATCGCGGCGCGTCTTCCCTCTCCCTCTTGATGCCCGACAAAAGATCCGTCGGCTTGAGCATTGGCGTGACGCTCTCAAGTGCGCACGATACGCCGGAAAGCGTCTTTCAGCGTGCCGATGCGGCTCTCTACGAATCGAAGCGAACGACGGGCAAGAACAAGGTCACCTTTCGCTGA
- a CDS encoding amino acid permease, whose translation MDLFRRKSIDELQAAAAASGMLKNLAAVDLLMLGIGAVIGTGIFVLTGVAAAKYAGPAVPLSFILSGLTCALAGLAYAEFASIVPASGSAYTYAYASLGEFIAFIVGWNLILEYTVTSSAVAVGWSGYVVGLFASAGLVLPHELVVAPAEGGIFNLPAVLITLFLSFLLVRGTKESVKLNRILVFVKLAAIFLFLVLAAPHVDATNWEPFLPFGYSGVVSGAAIVFFAYIGFDAVATTAEECRNAARDLPVGIIGSLFICTLLYAVVAAVLTGVVPYSMLDTAEPVAFALRHIGYNVGSAIVAVGAICGITTVLLVLLYGQSRIFFAMSRDGMVPANVCKIHRRFHTPYRVTILGAIFVSVIAGVFPIGMIAEMANIGTLSAFLIASIGVMVLRKTEPDLKRNFKCPAVWLIAPLAVVSCGYLMANLPLATWHRFGFWILFGLCVYFGYSRAHSVIGRRAAEEAARSGKR comes from the coding sequence ATGGATCTCTTTCGCAGGAAAAGCATCGACGAGCTGCAGGCTGCGGCTGCGGCCTCGGGCATGCTCAAGAATCTTGCCGCCGTCGACCTCCTGATGCTCGGCATCGGCGCTGTCATCGGCACGGGCATCTTCGTGCTCACGGGCGTCGCTGCCGCCAAGTACGCAGGGCCTGCCGTGCCGCTTTCGTTTATCCTCTCGGGACTTACATGTGCGCTCGCGGGTCTCGCCTACGCGGAGTTTGCCTCCATCGTGCCCGCTTCGGGAAGCGCTTACACCTACGCCTATGCGTCCTTAGGTGAGTTCATCGCCTTCATCGTCGGCTGGAATCTCATTCTCGAATACACGGTGACGTCGAGCGCCGTCGCTGTTGGCTGGTCGGGCTACGTCGTCGGACTCTTCGCCTCGGCGGGACTCGTACTGCCGCATGAACTCGTCGTCGCGCCAGCAGAAGGCGGCATCTTCAACCTGCCCGCCGTCCTCATCACGCTCTTTTTGTCGTTTCTCCTCGTGCGCGGTACGAAGGAGAGCGTCAAGCTCAACCGCATCCTTGTCTTCGTCAAGCTCGCTGCGATCTTCCTCTTCCTCGTGCTCGCTGCACCGCATGTCGACGCCACGAATTGGGAGCCGTTTTTGCCGTTCGGCTACAGCGGCGTCGTCTCGGGCGCGGCCATCGTCTTCTTCGCCTACATCGGCTTCGATGCCGTCGCGACGACGGCGGAAGAGTGCCGCAACGCCGCAAGGGATCTGCCCGTTGGCATCATCGGATCGCTCTTTATCTGTACGCTGCTCTATGCCGTCGTCGCCGCCGTCCTCACGGGCGTCGTGCCGTATTCGATGCTCGACACGGCGGAGCCTGTCGCCTTCGCACTGCGCCACATCGGCTACAACGTCGGCTCCGCCATCGTCGCCGTCGGCGCGATCTGCGGCATCACGACGGTGCTGCTCGTGCTCCTCTACGGCCAGTCGCGCATCTTCTTCGCGATGAGCCGCGACGGCATGGTGCCGGCGAACGTCTGTAAGATCCATCGTCGCTTTCATACGCCGTACCGCGTGACGATCCTCGGCGCGATCTTCGTCTCCGTCATCGCGGGCGTCTTCCCCATCGGCATGATCGCAGAGATGGCGAACATCGGCACGCTCTCCGCCTTCCTCATCGCCTCCATCGGCGTCATGGTACTCCGAAAGACGGAGCCTGACCTCAAGCGCAATTTCAAATGCCCCGCCGTCTGGCTCATCGCGCCGCTCGCTGTCGTCTCGTGCGGTTACCTCATGGCAAATCTGCCGCTCGCCACATGGCATCGTTTCGGCTTCTGGATTCTCTTCGGTCTTTGCGTCTACTTCGGCTACAGCCGCGCCCACAGCGTCATCGGCCGCCGCGCGGCGGAAGAAGCGGCAAGGTCAGGGAAGCGATGA
- a CDS encoding 5-methyltetrahydropteroyltriglutamate--homocysteine S-methyltransferase: MANAKNRPPFRYDIVGSFLRPEALKEKREAFTAGKAAAEELKEAEDTAIRDLVAKEKEVGLKAVTDGEFRRRYWHLDFLAALGGIEEVGAEHWSVAFKGAQPKAATVKIVDKVDFGDHPFIEHFRYLQSLAGDTLAKMTIPSPSMLHLICCVRATDYVPIERYEDEARLFEDIALAYQKAVRAFYEAGCRYLQLDDTSWGEFCDPEKRKAYEARGFDLDKIERAYVTMINRVLEAKPADMTITMHICRGNFRSTWFSSGGYDPVAEILFGGCHVDGFFLEYDSDRAGGFEPLKHIKDQRVVLGLVTSKTADLENKDDIKKRIEEAAKFVPLDQLCLSPQCGFSSTEEGNILTEDDQWKKLRLIREIAEAVWH, from the coding sequence ATGGCAAATGCAAAAAATCGGCCGCCGTTCCGTTACGATATCGTGGGCAGCTTCCTGCGGCCTGAAGCGCTGAAGGAAAAGCGTGAGGCGTTCACTGCCGGAAAAGCTGCGGCGGAGGAGCTGAAAGAAGCTGAAGATACGGCGATCCGCGATCTCGTGGCGAAGGAGAAGGAAGTCGGACTCAAGGCGGTGACGGACGGTGAATTCCGCCGTCGCTACTGGCATCTCGACTTTCTCGCCGCCTTGGGGGGCATCGAAGAAGTCGGAGCAGAGCATTGGTCCGTGGCGTTCAAGGGCGCACAGCCGAAGGCGGCGACGGTGAAGATCGTGGACAAGGTGGACTTCGGCGATCATCCGTTTATCGAGCACTTCCGCTATCTGCAGTCTCTTGCGGGCGACACGCTCGCGAAGATGACGATCCCTTCGCCGAGCATGCTGCATCTCATCTGCTGTGTGCGTGCGACGGACTATGTGCCGATCGAGCGCTATGAGGATGAAGCGCGTCTCTTTGAAGACATTGCGCTCGCCTATCAGAAGGCCGTTCGCGCCTTCTACGAGGCAGGATGCCGCTATCTCCAGCTCGACGACACGTCGTGGGGCGAGTTCTGTGATCCCGAGAAGCGCAAGGCATACGAGGCGCGCGGTTTCGATCTCGACAAGATTGAGCGCGCCTATGTGACGATGATCAATCGCGTGCTGGAAGCGAAGCCTGCGGACATGACGATCACGATGCACATCTGCCGTGGCAACTTCCGCTCGACATGGTTCTCCTCGGGCGGCTATGATCCTGTCGCCGAAATCCTCTTCGGCGGCTGCCATGTCGACGGCTTCTTCCTCGAATACGATTCCGACCGTGCCGGCGGCTTTGAACCCTTGAAGCACATCAAGGATCAGCGCGTCGTGCTCGGCCTCGTGACGTCCAAGACGGCGGATCTTGAGAACAAGGACGACATAAAGAAGCGCATCGAAGAGGCGGCAAAGTTCGTGCCGCTCGATCAGCTCTGCCTCAGCCCGCAGTGCGGCTTCTCTTCGACGGAAGAGGGTAATATCCTGACGGAGGACGATCAGTGGAAGAAACTGCGCCTGATCCGCGAGATTGCTGAGGCGGTCTGGCACTGA